From one Thermatribacter velox genomic stretch:
- a CDS encoding OsmC family protein: MLRRTSRAIWMGNLKEGKGTVELGSGAFKGSYSFRSRFENGSGTNPEELIAAAHAGCFAMALSHLLSESGYTPEKVEAQATISMEAVEGGFKIKSSHLECTTRVPGISEEEFLNIAQKAKATCPVSVLLSSIDITLSARLEQN, from the coding sequence ATGCTCAGAAGAACATCACGAGCAATCTGGATGGGAAATCTCAAAGAAGGAAAGGGTACAGTTGAGCTTGGTAGTGGAGCTTTTAAAGGTAGTTATTCTTTCAGGTCGCGTTTTGAAAATGGGAGTGGAACCAATCCCGAAGAGCTTATTGCCGCAGCACATGCAGGATGTTTCGCGATGGCGCTTTCACACCTTCTATCTGAAAGTGGTTATACCCCGGAAAAAGTGGAAGCCCAGGCTACCATTAGCATGGAAGCCGTGGAAGGAGGATTTAAAATCAAAAGTAGCCATCTTGAATGTACAACCCGCGTTCCCGGGATAAGCGAGGAAGAGTTCTTGAATATTGCCCAGAAGGCCAAAGCAACCTGTCCAGTAAGCGTTTTGCTTTCCAGTATTGACATTACACTTTCTGCTCGCCTGGAGCAAAATTAA
- a CDS encoding PaaI family thioesterase: protein MSTQKLEQLKKRFQKEPFANLFRFSLLELREGYARVKLEADARYYNIFDVVHGGCIFALIDEAFELACNSHLEDAVAMSVQVNYIKPVKEASLIAEAQEVALTRKTGIYDIRVFCNAEEGEETVAIARALCYRRPPKKEGE, encoded by the coding sequence GTGAGTACTCAGAAACTGGAACAGCTCAAGAAACGCTTTCAGAAAGAGCCCTTCGCTAATTTATTCCGCTTTTCACTTCTGGAACTCAGAGAAGGTTACGCCAGAGTAAAGCTTGAGGCCGACGCTCGCTATTACAATATTTTCGATGTGGTGCACGGAGGATGCATTTTTGCTCTCATTGATGAAGCTTTTGAGCTGGCTTGCAATTCCCACCTTGAGGATGCAGTAGCCATGAGTGTGCAGGTTAACTACATTAAACCGGTTAAAGAGGCTTCCTTAATTGCCGAAGCACAAGAAGTGGCACTAACCAGAAAAACTGGCATTTACGATATCCGGGTATTTTGTAACGCAGAAGAAGGTGAAGAAACAGTGGCCATAGCACGAGCCCTCTGCTATAGAAGGCCCCCTAAAAAGGAGGGGGAATAA
- a CDS encoding ferritin, with protein MLSKKLEEALNEQIKNELYSAYLYLAMAAQCEAQNLNGFAHWLKVQAKEEIGHGMKIYDFVNDRGGRVILKAIEQPPVEFGTPLDMFKKVLEHEQKVTSMINQLYELAKQENDYPAQVMLQWFIDEQVEEEKNASYILALLNYTEGKGQGLVLLDRELGKREG; from the coding sequence ATGTTGAGCAAAAAACTCGAAGAAGCCTTAAACGAGCAAATCAAAAACGAACTCTACTCGGCTTACCTCTACCTGGCCATGGCTGCTCAGTGCGAAGCCCAGAATCTGAACGGTTTTGCCCACTGGCTTAAGGTTCAGGCTAAAGAGGAAATTGGCCACGGTATGAAAATTTATGACTTTGTCAACGACCGGGGAGGAAGGGTTATTCTGAAAGCTATCGAGCAACCCCCGGTGGAATTCGGCACTCCTTTAGACATGTTTAAAAAGGTACTGGAGCACGAGCAAAAAGTGACTTCCATGATTAACCAGCTCTACGAGCTCGCCAAGCAAGAGAACGACTACCCAGCCCAGGTAATGCTGCAGTGGTTTATCGATGAGCAAGTGGAAGAAGAGAAGAATGCTTCCTACATCCTGGCCCTGCTGAATTACACAGAAGGCAAAGGTCAGGGTCTTGTGCTGCTAGACCGAGAACTTGGAAAAAGAGAAGGATAA
- a CDS encoding FprA family A-type flavoprotein translates to MPRIEIAPNVFWIGVNDYNTELFEGLWPVSEKGVSYNSYLLKDQKNVLIDLVKSSYFDEFLYQIKQVIEPRDLHYIVVNHMEPDHSGTLSLLREVAPQATILCTPQAQPMIQAFYHLEKGIQTVQDGDELSLGTKKLQFFFIPFVHWPETMVTFEQSFGILFSCDAFGGYGALKGTIFDDQCQNLDFYIDEALRYYANIVAKFSAMVKKAIAKLSDIKPNVVAPSHGLIWRGNPQQIVELYQKWADFQTTGGEAGVTLLYGTMYGATEKATETFMQGLLKSEVPFEVFDVRKIHPSYILKTLWQNRGVAVAVPTYETGLFPPLAHLLDLAKRKGIAGKKVVYLGSFAWSGGAKRELEKWCADLNWEMIDSLEFKGNPTIQEFQKVEELGNRFGKMIKQVSI, encoded by the coding sequence GTGCCCAGGATTGAAATTGCCCCTAACGTCTTCTGGATAGGTGTAAACGACTATAACACGGAGCTTTTTGAAGGCCTGTGGCCAGTAAGTGAAAAAGGTGTATCCTACAACTCCTATCTTCTCAAAGATCAGAAAAACGTTCTCATAGATCTGGTAAAGTCTTCCTATTTTGATGAGTTCCTTTATCAAATAAAACAGGTCATAGAACCCCGAGATCTCCATTACATTGTGGTCAATCACATGGAACCAGACCATAGCGGAACCCTGAGTCTCTTGCGAGAAGTAGCACCACAAGCAACCATTCTCTGCACGCCTCAGGCTCAGCCAATGATACAGGCTTTCTACCACCTTGAAAAAGGAATACAAACTGTTCAAGACGGCGATGAGCTGTCCTTGGGCACCAAAAAATTGCAGTTTTTTTTCATCCCCTTTGTGCACTGGCCAGAAACTATGGTAACTTTCGAACAATCTTTCGGCATTCTTTTTTCCTGCGATGCCTTTGGGGGCTATGGTGCTCTGAAGGGAACAATCTTTGATGACCAGTGCCAAAATCTGGATTTCTACATCGACGAAGCCCTGCGCTACTATGCAAACATTGTTGCCAAATTCAGCGCTATGGTCAAAAAAGCCATTGCCAAACTGTCCGACATCAAGCCCAACGTGGTAGCCCCTTCCCATGGTTTGATTTGGAGAGGCAATCCTCAGCAAATTGTGGAACTGTACCAGAAGTGGGCCGATTTCCAGACTACTGGCGGCGAAGCAGGCGTCACTCTGCTTTATGGAACCATGTACGGGGCCACCGAAAAAGCAACCGAAACCTTCATGCAGGGACTGCTGAAAAGTGAAGTTCCATTTGAAGTTTTCGACGTACGGAAAATTCATCCCAGCTATATCCTCAAAACCCTATGGCAGAATCGCGGGGTCGCTGTAGCGGTACCCACCTACGAAACCGGTTTATTTCCTCCCCTTGCACACCTTCTGGACCTCGCTAAACGGAAGGGGATAGCTGGCAAAAAAGTGGTCTACCTGGGCAGTTTTGCCTGGTCTGGAGGAGCTAAACGGGAGTTAGAGAAGTGGTGTGCTGACTTGAACTGGGAAATGATAGATAGTCTGGAATTCAAAGGAAATCCTACTATTCAGGAATTTCAGAAAGTAGAAGAACTGGGAAATAGGTTTGGTAAAATGATAAAACAGGTGTCCATTTAA
- a CDS encoding SDR family oxidoreductase — MEGVEWRDKVAVVTGASRGIGRAIAELFARQGLRLTLVARSQDALLAFCTEHTLSEARALICAGDLSDPFFPQKVVEQTVEHFGQLDVIVNNAGIAFPASLEETTLEQWDLQMAVNVRAPFLICKAALPYLRRSQVPTIVNIASVVAYKGYVNQGAYTASKHALLGFSKVLAREVHKDGIRVHVVSPGGVATEMITSMRPDLDPSILVPPREIAEIVWFLISKRGNAVIDEVSVRRFSKEPWI, encoded by the coding sequence ATGGAGGGAGTGGAGTGGAGAGATAAAGTGGCTGTGGTGACTGGAGCAAGCCGTGGTATAGGACGGGCCATTGCAGAGCTTTTTGCCCGTCAGGGTCTGCGTCTTACCCTGGTTGCACGTTCTCAGGACGCCTTGCTCGCTTTTTGCACAGAACATACTCTTTCTGAAGCAAGGGCCCTGATTTGCGCTGGGGATTTGAGCGATCCTTTCTTTCCGCAAAAGGTGGTCGAGCAAACTGTGGAGCACTTTGGTCAACTCGATGTTATTGTCAACAATGCTGGAATAGCTTTTCCCGCCTCTTTGGAAGAGACCACTCTCGAGCAGTGGGATTTGCAAATGGCGGTTAATGTGCGGGCTCCATTTTTAATCTGTAAGGCAGCGCTTCCCTACCTTCGTCGTTCGCAGGTGCCTACCATTGTGAACATTGCTTCGGTGGTTGCCTACAAAGGCTATGTAAACCAGGGGGCTTATACGGCTTCCAAACACGCCCTGCTTGGCTTTAGCAAGGTTCTGGCGCGGGAAGTTCATAAAGACGGGATTCGAGTTCACGTGGTTTCTCCAGGTGGTGTGGCTACAGAGATGATTACCTCCATGCGTCCGGACCTGGATCCTTCAATTTTGGTTCCTCCCCGGGAGATTGCTGAAATTGTGTGGTTTTTGATTAGCAAGCGAGGCAATGCGGTTATTGATGAGGTGTCAGTGCGCAGGTTTTCTAAGGAACCCTGGATATAA
- a CDS encoding FGGY family carbohydrate kinase — translation MQAQYFLILDCGATSLRAVAISEEGKILSVASFPNAPRPQEENPEFLIWDIEEMWDIFCKAIRKVVGEVGKGVRAVAVTTFGADGAPVKKDGTLTYPVISWQCSRTSSWVTRIEQLINPWEAFEITGYQVLPFNTLLKFLWLKENAPQALEEADTFLMMPGLLSFRLCGEMFLDFTSASTSMLLDLQERKWSSRLLDLVGLDPGFFPPLVYPGEVIGKIHDKASQETQIPVGTPVVVCGHDTQFALVGSLAGEEDLILSSGTWEIAAFRSKKYLASRKAFELGMLIELDAEDGYWNPQMLMIAGGVVEWVRRNLFSDVKDDPQIYQIMIQDALSVPPGSNGVVVVPSFMPSGPNKPQGTEGTVLGLGLTSSRAQLFRATLEGLSFQLRQAKEAIEEVYHFSPRGLRVVGGGARNELWNRIRADVLNLPVTTTSCEEATVLGASLFCKIGVGDAKNLSEAKETVKVETRCFNPSPAAGLYEEFYREYQKVPYFLAPFYKRRKK, via the coding sequence ATGCAAGCTCAGTATTTTCTGATTCTCGATTGTGGCGCGACCAGTCTCCGTGCTGTGGCTATCAGCGAAGAGGGCAAAATTCTTTCCGTGGCTTCTTTTCCCAATGCTCCCCGCCCTCAAGAGGAAAATCCTGAATTTTTGATATGGGATATTGAGGAAATGTGGGACATTTTCTGCAAAGCCATTCGCAAGGTTGTAGGGGAAGTTGGCAAGGGAGTTAGAGCAGTTGCAGTAACCACCTTTGGAGCTGACGGAGCCCCGGTCAAAAAAGACGGTACCCTGACTTATCCGGTCATTTCCTGGCAGTGTAGTCGTACTTCTTCCTGGGTGACCAGGATAGAGCAGCTGATAAATCCCTGGGAGGCTTTTGAAATCACTGGTTATCAGGTTTTGCCTTTCAATACCCTTTTGAAGTTTCTCTGGCTCAAGGAAAATGCCCCACAAGCTCTGGAGGAAGCTGATACTTTTTTGATGATGCCAGGTCTTTTGAGTTTTCGGTTGTGTGGGGAAATGTTTCTGGATTTTACTTCTGCTTCGACCTCAATGCTTCTTGATCTTCAGGAAAGAAAGTGGTCGTCGAGATTACTGGATTTGGTAGGGCTTGACCCAGGATTTTTCCCGCCTCTTGTTTATCCGGGAGAAGTGATTGGAAAGATTCATGATAAAGCCAGCCAGGAAACTCAAATACCGGTGGGTACCCCGGTTGTTGTATGCGGTCATGATACGCAATTTGCGCTGGTAGGTTCATTAGCTGGCGAGGAAGATTTGATTCTGAGTTCGGGCACCTGGGAGATAGCGGCTTTCCGCTCCAAGAAATATCTGGCTTCTCGCAAAGCTTTTGAGCTGGGCATGCTGATAGAACTTGATGCCGAGGATGGATACTGGAATCCCCAGATGCTGATGATTGCTGGGGGAGTTGTGGAATGGGTGAGAAGAAATCTTTTCTCGGATGTGAAAGACGACCCCCAGATCTACCAGATTATGATTCAGGATGCGCTTAGTGTCCCTCCCGGGAGCAATGGAGTGGTGGTGGTTCCTTCTTTCATGCCTTCTGGACCCAACAAGCCCCAGGGTACAGAAGGCACCGTTCTTGGTTTGGGATTAACTTCGAGCCGGGCTCAGCTTTTCCGGGCCACGCTGGAAGGCTTATCTTTCCAGTTGCGACAGGCCAAGGAAGCAATTGAAGAAGTGTATCACTTTTCACCTCGTGGTCTGAGAGTGGTTGGTGGGGGCGCCAGGAATGAGTTGTGGAACCGAATTCGAGCGGATGTTTTAAACCTGCCAGTTACTACTACTTCTTGCGAGGAAGCCACGGTTCTGGGGGCATCTCTTTTCTGCAAAATAGGAGTTGGCGATGCAAAGAACCTATCGGAAGCTAAAGAGACGGTTAAAGTAGAGACCAGATGTTTCAATCCCTCTCCTGCGGCAGGCCTTTATGAAGAGTTTTATCGAGAATATCAGAAAGTGCCCTACTTTCTTGCTCCCTTTTACAAGAGGCGCAAAAAGTGA
- a CDS encoding C-GCAxxG-C-C family protein, whose translation MKNAGDYHDLGFNCCESVLLGASELLGVKSELIPKIATGFGGGIGHTGRICGAITGAVMALGIKYGRTSPQDKHTRDQLYLKTEKFLQDVEKELGSLNCIDLIGVALNTEEGLREYREKNLRDKCHEIIEKVEQILRTYLTE comes from the coding sequence ATGAAAAACGCTGGAGATTACCATGATCTGGGCTTCAATTGCTGTGAGTCAGTACTGCTGGGAGCGAGTGAACTTTTGGGAGTAAAAAGCGAACTCATCCCCAAAATAGCCACCGGTTTTGGAGGAGGAATAGGGCACACTGGGAGAATATGCGGTGCGATAACCGGAGCAGTTATGGCACTGGGTATAAAATATGGAAGAACCTCTCCTCAGGATAAACACACCCGGGATCAGCTTTATCTCAAAACTGAAAAATTCTTGCAGGATGTGGAAAAAGAGCTGGGTTCGCTTAACTGTATAGACCTTATTGGAGTGGCCCTCAACACCGAAGAAGGCTTGCGTGAATATCGAGAGAAAAACTTGAGAGATAAATGCCACGAAATCATTGAAAAAGTAGAACAAATACTCAGAACCTACCTCACAGAGTAG
- a CDS encoding acetate/propionate family kinase, giving the protein MLIMAVNSGGSSIKYEVFDIRENSFRSLLKGNLKRLYREDAHLEQKTPDGKTVRKEIPHADHEKGLRFIVEELGSPQSAIQDISALEAVGIKLINAGKEFTSTCLIDQKVIEALQNYSSVTMVHNPPALLAIEIFRKILPQTPLVGVFETSFHRSIPEAHRAYGLPWELCQKHGIEKLGFHGNSHRYIAERIQALTTFSKKVISCHLGSGCSVCAIKDGKSFDISSGFTPQSGTIMSTRPGDFDPQVITFLQEKEGFTPQEIDQLLTRKSGLLAISGKSAEMWELEKLATEEKDKRAELAIEVFVYQVKKYIGAFFALMNGVDALVFTGGIGENAPSIRERIASNLDALGIAIDHEKNQQTVGQERKISSPDSKVEVWVIPTNEELMVAREVYHLLKQQK; this is encoded by the coding sequence ATGCTCATCATGGCAGTGAATAGCGGTGGTTCTTCTATCAAATACGAAGTCTTTGATATCCGGGAAAACAGTTTTCGCTCTCTTCTTAAGGGTAATTTGAAGCGTCTTTACCGAGAAGATGCTCACCTGGAGCAGAAAACTCCTGATGGCAAAACCGTTAGAAAAGAAATTCCCCATGCGGATCATGAAAAAGGACTGAGGTTCATTGTGGAAGAACTCGGCTCTCCACAAAGTGCTATTCAGGACATCTCTGCTCTGGAAGCAGTAGGCATAAAGCTTATCAACGCAGGTAAAGAATTCACTTCGACCTGCCTCATTGACCAGAAAGTCATTGAAGCTTTACAGAACTATTCCTCAGTAACCATGGTCCACAATCCCCCGGCACTGTTGGCTATAGAAATTTTCAGAAAAATTTTGCCCCAGACTCCTCTGGTAGGAGTCTTTGAAACCAGTTTCCACAGGAGCATTCCAGAAGCCCATCGGGCGTACGGCCTTCCCTGGGAGCTGTGCCAAAAGCACGGAATAGAAAAACTTGGCTTTCATGGCAACTCCCATCGCTACATTGCAGAAAGGATTCAAGCGCTTACCACTTTCAGCAAAAAAGTTATCTCCTGCCATCTGGGGAGTGGCTGCAGCGTCTGCGCCATCAAAGACGGCAAATCTTTTGATATATCAAGCGGTTTTACGCCCCAATCAGGAACCATCATGTCAACCCGTCCTGGAGACTTCGACCCCCAGGTCATCACCTTCTTGCAGGAAAAAGAGGGCTTCACTCCTCAAGAAATCGACCAGCTTTTGACCCGAAAATCCGGGCTTTTGGCCATCTCTGGTAAATCTGCAGAAATGTGGGAACTGGAAAAACTTGCCACCGAAGAAAAGGATAAGAGAGCCGAATTGGCTATAGAAGTGTTTGTGTACCAGGTAAAAAAGTACATTGGTGCTTTCTTTGCACTCATGAACGGCGTTGACGCACTGGTTTTCACCGGAGGAATTGGTGAAAATGCTCCCTCAATTAGAGAACGTATCGCTTCAAATCTCGATGCGCTGGGAATTGCCATCGACCACGAGAAAAATCAGCAAACGGTCGGCCAGGAGAGAAAAATCAGTTCGCCAGATAGTAAGGTTGAGGTGTGGGTTATTCCCACCAATGAAGAATTGATGGTAGCCAGAGAAGTGTATCACCTGTTAAAACAACAAAAATAA
- a CDS encoding TIGR00269 family protein — protein sequence MKCTRCKQEAVMKLKRHNSSFCPECFDIFFSRQVEQAIKKNRMFSREEPVLLGVSGGKDSMSLWFYLHQAGYKAQAVHFDLGMGEYSLRSREIVEGFSKQHQLPLEVIEVKSLINYSIPEVTKKVRNRPSCSVCGMIKRHLLNRYAWDNHFSVYATGHNLDDEAATLLGNILHWQDGYLAHQSPVLPSPHPKMVRKVKPFYTLTEEEIRWYARLHDIPFIAERCPLSKRAKSFHYKEALDFLEEKSPGTKHMFLLGFLERRDRYFASNQEKVELGECSRCGMPTTLEVCSFCRLMERLDSQKERSEENNAHHGSE from the coding sequence TTGAAGTGTACTCGATGCAAGCAGGAAGCAGTGATGAAACTGAAAAGGCACAACTCCTCCTTTTGTCCTGAATGTTTCGACATTTTCTTCAGCCGCCAGGTTGAACAGGCCATAAAGAAAAACCGCATGTTCAGCAGGGAAGAACCAGTACTGCTTGGAGTATCTGGAGGTAAAGACAGTATGAGTCTCTGGTTCTATCTACACCAGGCAGGCTATAAGGCGCAGGCTGTTCACTTTGACCTGGGCATGGGAGAGTATTCCCTGCGTTCCAGAGAAATAGTGGAAGGGTTTTCAAAACAACACCAGCTTCCACTTGAAGTCATCGAGGTAAAATCTTTAATCAACTATTCAATCCCGGAAGTGACTAAAAAAGTGCGCAATCGCCCCTCCTGCTCAGTATGTGGAATGATTAAAAGGCACCTGCTCAATCGTTACGCCTGGGACAACCATTTCTCGGTTTACGCCACCGGGCATAATCTTGACGATGAAGCAGCAACCTTGCTCGGTAACATCCTGCACTGGCAGGATGGCTATTTAGCTCACCAAAGTCCAGTTTTACCCAGCCCTCATCCTAAAATGGTACGCAAAGTAAAGCCCTTTTACACACTGACTGAGGAAGAAATACGCTGGTATGCCAGACTCCACGACATTCCTTTCATAGCAGAGCGTTGCCCCCTTTCCAAAAGAGCAAAAAGCTTCCACTACAAGGAAGCTCTTGATTTTCTGGAGGAGAAATCTCCGGGCACCAAGCACATGTTTTTACTGGGTTTTTTGGAACGGAGAGATAGGTATTTTGCCAGCAATCAGGAAAAAGTAGAACTTGGTGAGTGTTCACGGTGTGGCATGCCCACCACGCTTGAGGTGTGCTCCTTCTGCCGCCTTATGGAAAGACTCGACTCTCAAAAAGAAAGGAGCGAGGAAAACAATGCTCATCATGGCAGTGAATAG
- a CDS encoding desulfoferrodoxin family protein, producing MRFGELLQKDAPGWEKHLPAVEIEKCDQCSCPIVKVTVGKETPHPNTLEHYITCVQLLGVHKRNRQLSHIATFNFTPTISFPVVSVHVNIDEFSGIFVLVFCNIHGGWEEFVALE from the coding sequence GTGCGTTTTGGAGAGTTATTGCAAAAGGACGCCCCGGGCTGGGAAAAGCATCTCCCTGCGGTGGAGATCGAGAAGTGTGATCAGTGTAGTTGCCCCATAGTTAAGGTAACCGTAGGCAAAGAAACTCCCCACCCCAACACCCTGGAGCACTATATAACCTGTGTTCAGCTTTTAGGGGTACACAAAAGAAACAGACAGCTTTCTCACATTGCCACTTTTAATTTCACACCGACCATTAGCTTTCCTGTAGTTAGCGTCCATGTCAACATAGATGAATTTTCAGGCATTTTTGTACTCGTTTTTTGCAATATTCATGGGGGATGGGAAGAATTTGTGGCACTTGAGTAG
- a CDS encoding ATP-binding protein → MYVHRWVEERAKNLLQQFQVVVVVGARQVGKTTMIKNLFPDAYYLNFDDVYTLHLAREDPKAVIPDSEMVLIDEVQRLPDILLVVKEIVDSERDRRFVLTGSSALLLSKEISESLAGRAVYLKLYPFSIGEVVERGPTLSYLLKGEILDVKPPDFDLREVFARGLFPRAFFMEKNWREWYATYVSTYMEKEFRTLQGVIDLSAFASFLVESFSTISSLLNETEIAKHIGISQATVYRYLSVMESLMVMEKITRYGSLRKSLRKRKKVYVIDSALVRHFLKIDPEREWFGKLLENFVYYQLKIQADLFDAQIFYLREKNFDLDFVVTLNKEVALFEVKASDKPSLSDIKKIVSAKKELNANVAYIVCPSEKVIQLARGVYILPWYYI, encoded by the coding sequence ATGTATGTTCATAGGTGGGTAGAAGAGAGAGCAAAGAATTTGCTGCAGCAGTTTCAGGTTGTAGTTGTGGTAGGTGCCAGACAGGTCGGAAAAACCACAATGATTAAAAATCTTTTTCCTGATGCGTACTACCTTAATTTCGATGATGTCTATACGCTTCACCTGGCGCGTGAAGATCCAAAAGCCGTGATACCGGATTCAGAGATGGTGTTAATCGACGAGGTTCAAAGATTGCCCGATATACTCCTTGTTGTAAAGGAAATTGTTGATTCCGAGAGAGATCGTCGTTTTGTTCTGACGGGGTCTTCTGCTCTCTTGCTGTCAAAAGAAATTTCAGAAAGTCTTGCCGGTAGAGCAGTTTATTTGAAACTCTATCCATTTTCTATAGGAGAAGTAGTAGAAAGAGGTCCTACACTTTCATATCTGCTAAAGGGAGAAATTCTGGACGTAAAGCCACCGGATTTTGATTTAAGAGAAGTTTTCGCCAGAGGATTGTTTCCCCGGGCGTTCTTCATGGAGAAAAACTGGCGTGAGTGGTATGCGACATACGTTTCTACATATATGGAGAAAGAATTCAGAACTCTCCAGGGGGTGATCGATCTTTCGGCTTTCGCCTCGTTCCTCGTCGAAAGTTTTTCCACAATCTCTTCCCTTTTGAACGAGACAGAGATAGCAAAGCACATAGGCATATCACAAGCAACCGTGTACCGGTACCTATCTGTTATGGAGAGCCTAATGGTTATGGAAAAGATTACGCGATATGGTTCGTTGAGAAAGAGTTTGCGAAAGAGGAAAAAAGTTTATGTTATAGATTCTGCACTGGTAAGACATTTTCTCAAGATAGATCCAGAAAGGGAATGGTTTGGGAAACTTCTGGAAAATTTCGTTTATTACCAGCTCAAAATACAGGCTGATCTCTTTGACGCACAGATATTTTATCTCAGAGAGAAAAATTTCGATTTAGATTTTGTCGTTACTCTGAATAAAGAAGTAGCCCTTTTTGAGGTAAAGGCATCAGACAAACCTTCTTTGAGCGACATCAAAAAGATAGTATCAGCAAAAAAAGAGTTAAATGCGAATGTTGCATATATCGTTTGCCCATCGGAGAAGGTCATTCAATTAGCAAGGGGAGTTTATATCCTGCCCTGGTACTACATTTGA
- a CDS encoding ATP-binding protein, with translation MQVDELYLMNPWWRDPKAIHGDRHIGAFEGSTFKYYPEKLFNEISPERPGIYTIRGPRQIGKTTFLKLYIRELVKRGINPSNICFFTCDGINDRFALIDTIKTYSQIFARKIQEIRYLLIDEITTIEDWQKSMKYLVDIGLLEDCLLVLTGSSAYDLKRSSERLPGRKGYGKDLVYTPITFREFLKNLGVHVDGKTMEELLSLSAQDLKTLYLKNGFLKEYFLKYLNTGGFPKVIDDFLSLGRISEQTKNIYRDFILGDAEKYLGSRANILEIFRKLPAIVGQRFSWNSLVNLFMGAIQSVDTVQKYLEYLGYSFILANIFFVDVSKRTIRYKKQKKVYPCDKVIADIISEISGKEIGLPQLIEMFTLRHLIKDENLIPHGMNLYNGPFFWYSDRGNEIDFVYEHNGSLVPVEVKYQNKINKSDYYGMKRVFGKGVLITQDMVFKDENIIGIPAWLFFAVFEEA, from the coding sequence GTGCAAGTTGACGAGCTTTACCTTATGAACCCGTGGTGGCGCGACCCAAAGGCGATACATGGTGACCGACACATTGGAGCTTTCGAGGGAAGTACCTTTAAATACTATCCAGAAAAGTTATTCAATGAAATCTCCCCAGAAAGACCCGGGATATACACCATAAGGGGACCACGTCAGATAGGGAAAACAACTTTTCTGAAACTTTACATTCGAGAGCTCGTAAAAAGAGGCATAAATCCCTCGAATATCTGCTTTTTCACCTGCGATGGCATAAACGACAGATTTGCGCTGATAGACACCATAAAGACTTATTCCCAAATTTTTGCAAGGAAAATTCAGGAAATCAGATATCTCCTTATAGACGAAATTACAACCATAGAAGATTGGCAGAAATCAATGAAGTATTTGGTAGATATTGGCTTGTTAGAAGACTGTCTCCTTGTTCTCACAGGGTCTTCTGCTTACGACTTGAAAAGATCCAGCGAGAGGTTGCCTGGAAGAAAAGGATACGGCAAAGATTTGGTCTATACCCCCATCACTTTCAGAGAATTTCTGAAGAACCTGGGCGTGCATGTTGATGGAAAAACAATGGAAGAACTTCTCTCCCTTTCCGCTCAAGATCTGAAAACACTTTACCTTAAAAATGGCTTTTTAAAGGAATACTTTCTGAAATACCTGAACACGGGTGGCTTCCCAAAAGTTATAGACGACTTTTTGAGCCTGGGTAGAATCAGTGAGCAAACGAAAAACATTTATCGAGATTTCATTTTAGGAGACGCAGAAAAATACCTGGGTTCGAGAGCCAATATACTGGAAATATTTAGGAAACTTCCAGCCATTGTTGGGCAGAGATTCTCCTGGAATTCCCTCGTCAACCTTTTTATGGGTGCTATACAAAGTGTTGATACGGTTCAGAAATACCTTGAGTACCTGGGTTACAGCTTCATTCTGGCAAATATTTTCTTCGTCGACGTTTCCAAAAGAACCATTAGATACAAAAAGCAGAAAAAGGTCTATCCGTGTGATAAGGTAATTGCCGACATCATCTCTGAAATCAGTGGAAAAGAGATCGGACTCCCTCAACTTATAGAGATGTTCACACTCAGACATCTCATAAAAGACGAGAATCTCATTCCCCATGGTATGAACCTATACAATGGACCATTTTTCTGGTACTCAGACCGTGGAAACGAAATCGACTTTGTTTATGAGCACAATGGAAGCCTGGTACCAGTTGAAGTAAAATACCAAAACAAAATCAACAAATCAGATTATTACGGAATGAAGCGCGTTTTCGGGAAAGGCGTTCTCATCACTCAAGATATGGTTTTCAAGGACGAAAATATCATCGGAATCCCTGCCTGGCTGTTTTTTGCAGTGTTTGAAGAAGCATGA